In Candidatus Binatus sp., a single genomic region encodes these proteins:
- a CDS encoding phage holin family protein, producing MSEKQSHTANGPPEAALQDWPTLVSRAVDDVTRILQSEAHMLQTSVAAALEVQLANAIATLTVTAVMICGAVCIVCAAILLLHEWLPLWQAFAIAGAAILLIGIAIHAIMRPAAGLKPAQS from the coding sequence ATGTCGGAGAAACAATCTCACACCGCCAACGGCCCGCCGGAGGCGGCCTTGCAGGATTGGCCGACGCTGGTGAGCAGGGCGGTGGACGACGTAACGCGCATCCTTCAGTCCGAGGCCCACATGCTGCAGACCAGCGTGGCCGCCGCGCTGGAGGTGCAACTGGCTAATGCAATAGCTACTCTAACGGTGACCGCAGTGATGATTTGCGGCGCGGTATGCATTGTGTGCGCCGCGATACTGCTGCTTCACGAATGGCTGCCGCTATGGCAGGCGTTCGCAATCGCGGGCGCCGCCATCTTGCTGATCGGGATCGCGATTCACGCAATCATGAGGCCTGCGGCCGGGCTCAAACCCGCGCAATCATAA
- a CDS encoding NADH-quinone oxidoreductase subunit N, with the protein MSPFNLAAINFVWLPILPLIVVAVAAMVVLLAGVRVDDSESEGLGLLTLASLAVAFVFTLGILGQYGVAFAGAISIDSFSAFFELVILIAAMFTVMMSLDYAAENRIPGAEYYSLLLFSVLGMMLMAAAGDLIVIFLGLETMSITVYVLAGIMRRSAKSNEAAIKYFLLGAFSTGFLLYGIALVYGATGTIKLGPIHDALASGAMGSNPLLLLGIGMMVIGFGFKVAAVPFHMWAPDVYEGAPTPVTAFMAVGVKLAAFAAFIRVFMVDFAPVGAQWQTVLWVVAALTMTGGNLIAIAQTNIKRMLAYSAIAHAGYLLLGMAAGVRSGPAILYYLLGYAFTNLGAFSVVIALERRGQVGNQISDFRGLAARQPLLAGAMAIFLLSLTGVPPMAGFVGKFYIFSEALHQGYVGLVIIAVLNSVVSAYYYFYVLVAMYMQEGGVEVERLNARPALVAAIGLAALATILIGVYPQPYIASAANAFHSASGAAGIHAAALEP; encoded by the coding sequence ATGAGTCCTTTTAACCTGGCCGCAATCAACTTCGTTTGGCTGCCAATCCTGCCGCTGATTGTGGTCGCGGTGGCCGCGATGGTGGTGCTACTGGCTGGAGTGCGCGTCGACGACAGCGAAAGCGAAGGGCTGGGGCTACTGACGCTGGCTTCGCTGGCGGTTGCATTCGTATTCACGCTTGGAATCCTCGGACAGTACGGTGTCGCTTTTGCGGGTGCGATCTCGATCGACAGTTTTTCGGCGTTTTTCGAACTGGTGATTCTGATCGCCGCGATGTTTACCGTGATGATGTCGCTCGATTACGCCGCCGAGAACCGTATTCCCGGCGCCGAATACTATTCGCTGCTGCTGTTTTCCGTGCTCGGCATGATGCTGATGGCGGCGGCTGGCGACCTGATAGTCATCTTCCTCGGCCTCGAGACGATGTCGATTACGGTTTACGTGCTGGCGGGAATCATGCGCCGCAGCGCAAAATCGAATGAAGCGGCAATAAAATATTTTTTGCTGGGCGCGTTCTCGACAGGGTTCCTGCTCTATGGAATCGCGCTGGTGTACGGCGCGACGGGCACTATCAAGCTTGGCCCGATTCATGACGCACTTGCTTCGGGCGCGATGGGGTCGAATCCGCTGCTGCTGCTCGGAATCGGCATGATGGTGATCGGTTTTGGCTTCAAGGTCGCCGCAGTGCCATTTCATATGTGGGCGCCCGACGTTTATGAGGGCGCGCCGACTCCGGTGACCGCCTTCATGGCGGTGGGCGTGAAGCTCGCCGCGTTCGCCGCCTTTATTCGCGTCTTCATGGTCGATTTTGCGCCCGTCGGCGCGCAGTGGCAGACGGTGCTGTGGGTAGTCGCGGCGTTGACGATGACGGGCGGAAATCTAATCGCCATCGCCCAGACCAATATCAAGCGGATGCTCGCATACTCGGCGATTGCGCACGCGGGCTACCTGCTGCTTGGCATGGCGGCGGGAGTGCGATCGGGGCCGGCGATTCTTTACTATCTTCTCGGCTATGCATTCACAAACCTCGGCGCGTTCTCAGTAGTAATCGCGCTCGAACGGCGCGGCCAAGTAGGTAATCAGATTAGCGACTTTCGCGGCCTGGCGGCGCGCCAGCCGCTGCTCGCCGGCGCAATGGCTATCTTTCTGTTGTCGTTGACCGGGGTTCCTCCGATGGCCGGCTTCGTTGGCAAGTTCTACATCTTCAGCGAGGCGCTGCATCAGGGATACGTGGGACTGGTAATAATCGCTGTACTCAATAGTGTAGTCTCTGCCTATTACTATTTTTATGTACTGGTCGCGATGTATATGCAGGAGGGCGGTGTCGAAGTTGAGCGCCTGAATGCGCGGCCTGCGCTGGTGGCGGCAATCGGACTCGCGGCGCTCGCTACGATTTTGATCGGGGTTTATCCGCAGCCGTATATCGCGTCGGCCGCCAACGCATTTCATTCCGCCAGCGGCGCCGCAGGAATCCACGCCGCCGCGCTCGAACCGTAG
- a CDS encoding RidA family protein: MTAISRISTNTPWEPIVGYSRLVRAGDIVAVSGTTATDERGLIVGAGQMYVQARQALVNIRAALERAGLAMHHVIRTRMFVTDMGRFADAARAHREFFADSPPASTVVEVRRLANPDMMIEIEADAYAGAANSQPAGSVAATTAPKPPMKSAKKPASKKPSRRK, encoded by the coding sequence ATGACCGCGATCTCGCGAATCTCGACCAATACGCCGTGGGAACCAATCGTCGGCTATTCGCGGCTGGTGAGGGCCGGCGACATTGTCGCGGTGTCGGGCACCACCGCCACCGACGAGCGCGGGCTAATCGTCGGCGCGGGACAGATGTATGTGCAGGCGCGCCAGGCGCTGGTCAATATTCGTGCCGCGCTCGAGCGCGCGGGACTCGCGATGCATCACGTCATTCGCACGCGAATGTTCGTCACCGACATGGGACGTTTTGCGGATGCGGCGCGCGCGCACAGGGAATTCTTCGCTGACTCGCCTCCCGCGTCCACGGTCGTTGAAGTGCGCCGGCTGGCTAATCCCGACATGATGATCGAGATCGAAGCCGATGCATACGCAGGCGCTGCGAATAGCCAACCGGCGGGCAGCGTTGCCGCCACGACGGCGCCGAAGCCGCCGATGAAATCCGCAAAGAAGCCCGCTTCGAAGAAGCCCTCGCGCCGCAAGTAA
- a CDS encoding CaiB/BaiF CoA-transferase family protein, with amino-acid sequence MIDQKPLRGVRVLDLTRVLAGPFCTMNLADLGAEVIKIEMPGGGDDSRSFAPMMPSGDSAYFYSVNRGKRSVTLDLRIEEGAAIFVELAAKADVVVENFSPGTMDRFKLGYSQLKAANPKIILCSISGFGQTGPMTSAPAYDIVAQALGGTMSITGNPGGEPVRCGVSVGDLSAALYGVIAIMSALRVRDRDGVGNHVDIALLDCQVAMLEDALARYSVSGKIPGRLGTRHPSITPFQQFHAADDYFVMGAGNEAIWLRFCDVIAMPQLKDDPRFLTNSDRTAHHTELELILARVFAARPREHWLRLLADASVPCAPIANVEEVTRDPHLAARNMILHADHPDFHGLIVPGSPLKSAVDGDADIPSTRAPRLGENTDEVLASVLGYDSQRLSELRRRCII; translated from the coding sequence ATGATCGATCAGAAGCCGCTGCGCGGTGTCCGCGTGCTGGACCTGACGCGCGTATTGGCCGGTCCGTTCTGCACGATGAATCTGGCGGACCTCGGCGCCGAGGTAATCAAAATTGAGATGCCGGGCGGCGGCGACGACTCGCGCAGTTTTGCGCCGATGATGCCGTCGGGCGACTCGGCCTACTTCTACAGCGTCAATCGCGGCAAGCGCAGCGTCACGCTCGACTTGCGGATCGAAGAGGGCGCCGCGATCTTTGTCGAGCTGGCGGCGAAGGCGGATGTAGTGGTCGAGAATTTCTCGCCGGGCACGATGGATCGTTTCAAGCTCGGCTACTCGCAACTCAAAGCCGCCAATCCGAAGATAATTTTGTGCTCGATCTCGGGTTTCGGACAGACCGGGCCGATGACTTCCGCGCCCGCCTACGACATCGTGGCGCAGGCGCTCGGCGGCACCATGAGTATCACCGGCAATCCGGGCGGCGAGCCAGTCCGATGCGGCGTGTCGGTGGGCGATCTGTCGGCGGCGCTATACGGCGTGATTGCGATCATGTCGGCGTTGCGGGTGCGCGATCGTGACGGGGTCGGCAATCACGTCGATATCGCGCTGCTCGATTGCCAGGTGGCGATGCTCGAGGACGCGCTGGCGCGCTACTCGGTGTCGGGCAAGATTCCGGGGCGGCTCGGCACGCGGCATCCGTCGATCACGCCGTTTCAACAGTTTCACGCCGCCGACGACTACTTTGTGATGGGTGCGGGCAACGAGGCGATCTGGCTGCGCTTTTGCGACGTGATCGCGATGCCGCAACTCAAGGACGATCCGCGATTTCTGACCAACTCCGATCGCACCGCGCACCATACCGAGCTCGAGCTGATCCTGGCGCGCGTCTTCGCGGCCAGGCCGCGCGAGCATTGGTTGCGCCTGCTCGCCGACGCGTCGGTCCCGTGCGCTCCAATCGCCAACGTCGAGGAAGTCACCCGCGATCCGCATCTGGCGGCGCGCAACATGATCCTGCACGCGGACCATCCGGATTTTCACGGCCTGATCGTGCCCGGCTCGCCGCTCAAGAGCGCTGTCGATGGCGACGCCGATATCCCCTCGACTCGCGCGCCGCGGCTGGGCGAGAACACCGACGAGGTGCTGGCGAGCGTGCTCGGCTACGACTCTCAGCGGCTGTCAGAACTGCGCCGGCGTTGTATCATATAG
- a CDS encoding DUF3309 family protein, producing the protein MLLLIIILILLFGGGGGYYGYSNYGPTGGIVPIILVVLVIWLLLGRGGL; encoded by the coding sequence ATGTTGCTATTAATCATTATCTTGATTCTGTTGTTCGGCGGCGGCGGTGGTTACTATGGTTATAGTAACTACGGTCCCACCGGAGGTATTGTGCCGATTATACTAGTCGTGCTGGTGATCTGGTTGCTGCTCGGCCGCGGCGGTCTCTGA
- a CDS encoding NADH-quinone oxidoreductase subunit M, translating into MNGGLLTALIFLPLIGALFILMQSEERAIWNSAFIFSLLPLALSFYVLAEFSPQVAGYQFAEQYDWIPAFGITYHVGIDGISLFLVLLTTILITLSLLYSGGGDIEERPREFCFFMLVLETGLLGALLSVDLFLFYIFWEVMLIPMYFLIGIWGHGRKIYAAVKFVLFTMVGSLLMLVAILYLVYSAHEHFNRTSFDLPLLYQVPLTVTEGRCLFAAFALAFAIKVPMWPVHTWLPDAHTNAPTAGSVILAGVMLKMGTYGFLRFAIPLFPTVAVEAIPLFMALAIIGIIYGALVAMMQPDLKRLIAYSSVSHLGFVMLGIFALNPEGIDGAIYQMLNHGVSTGGLFLLVGMLYMRRHTREISEFGGLWKRVPVYAAIFMVVMLSSIGLPGLNGFVGEFLIMLGAFLRIRLAAVFAVVGVILGALYMLWTYERVMFGPITRAVNETIRDLSGREIAVMVPVIALMLFMGLFPRPLISRIEPSVTAMLARVNVAQARLELERQPNRLAALLPARHTPNREPEMAAVAR; encoded by the coding sequence ATGAACGGCGGCTTGCTCACGGCGTTGATTTTCCTGCCGCTGATCGGCGCGCTTTTCATTCTGATGCAGAGCGAAGAGCGTGCGATTTGGAACTCGGCGTTCATTTTCTCGCTGCTTCCGCTGGCGCTGAGTTTCTATGTCCTGGCGGAATTCAGTCCGCAGGTCGCGGGCTACCAGTTCGCTGAACAATATGACTGGATCCCCGCATTCGGCATTACATACCATGTCGGGATCGATGGAATTAGCCTGTTTCTTGTTCTTCTGACTACTATCTTGATTACTCTGTCGCTGCTTTACTCCGGCGGCGGCGATATCGAGGAGCGTCCGCGCGAATTCTGTTTTTTCATGCTCGTGCTGGAAACCGGGCTGCTCGGCGCGCTGCTCTCGGTCGATCTGTTCCTGTTTTACATATTTTGGGAAGTGATGCTGATTCCGATGTACTTCCTGATAGGCATTTGGGGACATGGCCGCAAAATTTACGCCGCCGTCAAGTTCGTATTGTTCACGATGGTTGGATCGCTGCTGATGCTGGTCGCGATCCTGTACCTCGTGTACTCGGCGCACGAGCATTTCAACCGGACCAGCTTCGATTTGCCGCTGCTCTACCAGGTGCCGCTCACTGTTACCGAGGGCCGTTGCCTGTTTGCGGCGTTCGCGCTGGCGTTCGCGATTAAGGTGCCGATGTGGCCGGTGCATACCTGGCTGCCTGATGCTCACACCAACGCGCCGACCGCCGGCTCGGTCATTCTGGCCGGCGTGATGCTCAAGATGGGCACCTACGGTTTCCTGCGCTTCGCCATTCCGCTGTTCCCCACGGTTGCGGTCGAGGCGATTCCGCTGTTCATGGCGCTCGCCATAATCGGGATCATCTACGGAGCGTTGGTCGCGATGATGCAGCCCGACCTGAAGCGGTTGATTGCATACTCGTCGGTTAGTCACTTGGGGTTCGTGATGCTCGGAATTTTCGCGCTTAACCCCGAGGGTATCGATGGCGCGATTTACCAGATGCTCAATCATGGCGTTTCCACCGGCGGATTATTTTTGCTGGTCGGAATGCTCTACATGAGGCGCCATACGCGCGAGATTTCCGAGTTCGGCGGCCTGTGGAAGCGGGTGCCCGTTTACGCCGCAATCTTCATGGTCGTGATGCTCTCGTCGATCGGCCTGCCCGGGCTCAACGGCTTTGTCGGCGAGTTTCTGATCATGCTCGGCGCGTTCCTGCGAATCAGGCTGGCTGCTGTTTTCGCAGTTGTGGGCGTGATCCTGGGTGCGCTCTACATGCTCTGGACCTACGAACGCGTGATGTTTGGACCGATCACCAGGGCGGTGAACGAAACGATCAGAGACCTAAGCGGTCGCGAGATTGCCGTGATGGTGCCGGTGATTGCGTTGATGCTGTTCATGGGACTTTTCCCGCGTCCGCTGATCAGCAGGATCGAACCGTCGGTGACTGCAATGCTCGCCAGAGTAAATGTCGCGCAGGCTCGGCTTGAGCTTGAACGACAGCCGAATCGTCTGGCCGCTCTTTTGCCGGCTCGGCACACACCAAACCGCGAACCCGAGATGGCGGCAGTCGCACGATGA
- a CDS encoding Thivi_2564 family membrane protein: MTLVNIVVILVVVGLVMWLINTYIPMAGAIKSLLNIVVFVVVLIWILQTFGLIGAIPGLKMPALK, from the coding sequence GTGACTTTAGTCAATATTGTCGTGATCCTGGTCGTGGTCGGGTTGGTGATGTGGCTAATCAATACCTATATCCCGATGGCTGGGGCTATCAAGAGTTTGCTCAACATTGTCGTGTTCGTGGTTGTGTTGATTTGGATTTTGCAAACGTTCGGCTTGATCGGAGCTATCCCCGGACTCAAGATGCCGGCGCTGAAGTGA
- a CDS encoding enoyl-CoA hydratase/isomerase family protein yields the protein MADEIVLYETRYPAVIITLNNPEHRNALSSAMIDALMAAIARAEEDRRVRALVFTGAGSAFSAGMDLGELRTILDQLRIDDSGKVWEGALRGEALIERVYRLSKPSIAAVNGIAVGNGAGFLSACDLAVAADSARIGYTEMRHGIQAGMVILHLMRLVGERVARYLLLTGELVTADQAKVLGLINQVVPAGQLMDSALAWADAIAMNAPKAEAITKSLMCKFSGQAIAMSMTEYTAAPHISDETRSGLESFFEKKPAPWSFKPS from the coding sequence ATGGCGGATGAAATCGTTTTGTACGAAACTCGATACCCGGCCGTGATAATCACGCTCAACAACCCCGAGCATCGCAATGCCCTGAGTTCCGCAATGATCGACGCGCTCATGGCCGCGATTGCGCGCGCCGAAGAGGATCGGCGCGTGCGCGCGCTTGTCTTCACCGGCGCCGGTTCCGCATTTTCAGCCGGAATGGACCTCGGCGAGCTGCGCACAATCCTCGACCAGCTACGCATCGACGATTCCGGCAAGGTCTGGGAGGGTGCGCTTCGCGGCGAGGCGTTGATCGAGCGCGTCTATCGCCTGAGCAAGCCTTCCATAGCGGCCGTCAATGGAATCGCGGTTGGTAACGGCGCCGGCTTCTTGAGCGCCTGCGATCTGGCGGTCGCCGCCGACAGCGCACGAATTGGCTACACCGAAATGAGGCATGGGATTCAGGCGGGGATGGTAATCCTCCATCTGATGCGACTGGTGGGCGAACGCGTCGCGAGATATCTGCTGCTCACCGGCGAATTGGTGACCGCCGATCAGGCGAAAGTTCTCGGACTGATCAATCAGGTCGTACCCGCCGGCCAGCTGATGGACTCCGCGCTTGCATGGGCAGATGCGATCGCGATGAATGCGCCGAAAGCGGAGGCCATTACCAAGTCATTGATGTGCAAATTTTCCGGCCAGGCGATAGCCATGAGTATGACGGAGTATACCGCAGCGCCCCACATCAGCGACGAAACGCGTTCGGGCCTCGAGTCCTTTTTTGAAAAGAAACCGGCGCCTTGGTCGTTCAAGCCGTCATGA
- a CDS encoding APC family permease, with protein MATTIPEPAASSEHLKPGLSLFDSVTLVAGSMIGSGIFIVSADITRQVGTPAALLMVWLVAGVMTIAGALAYGELAAMMPQAGGQYVYLREAYGGMWAFMFGWTLLLVIQTGTIAAVAVAFARFAGVMWPVLGSNLWIGVGGAGLSGERAGAIAVIAMLTGANLRGLNMGKWLQNSFTTAKILSLCLMVAVGCLIAPNPVALHANFGSSTALLGTGSMSIAGVGVFGAAMVGALFSADAWASVTFAAAEVRNPRRDLPLALAFGTGVVIALYILTNVAYLCQLPASGNAAAASVVGRGIAHASGDRVAAAAMQVVWGGAGAKITAILVMISTFGCANGLILTGARVIYAMSRDRVFFAAAGRLNRASVPAVALVMQGIWAAVLTLSGTYSELLDYVIFAQLMFYVLTVSAVFVLRRRLPGALRPYRAWGYPLVPALYVVAASALMVDLLILKPRFTWPGLLIALSGVPIYYWTTARPRAIQ; from the coding sequence ATGGCGACTACCATACCCGAACCTGCCGCTTCCTCCGAGCACTTGAAGCCGGGGCTTTCACTGTTCGACTCCGTGACCCTGGTGGCCGGCTCGATGATTGGCTCGGGCATCTTCATCGTTTCTGCAGATATCACCCGTCAGGTCGGTACTCCCGCCGCGCTGCTGATGGTCTGGTTGGTGGCGGGCGTGATGACGATTGCGGGCGCACTCGCGTACGGCGAACTCGCCGCGATGATGCCCCAGGCGGGCGGACAATACGTCTATCTGCGCGAGGCCTACGGCGGAATGTGGGCGTTCATGTTCGGATGGACGCTGCTGCTCGTCATCCAGACCGGCACGATCGCGGCCGTCGCAGTTGCGTTTGCACGATTCGCGGGCGTCATGTGGCCGGTGCTTGGCTCGAACCTCTGGATCGGCGTCGGTGGCGCCGGACTGTCGGGCGAGCGCGCGGGCGCGATCGCCGTGATCGCGATGCTCACCGGGGCCAATCTGCGCGGCCTCAATATGGGCAAGTGGCTGCAAAACTCCTTCACCACAGCCAAAATTCTCTCGCTATGCCTGATGGTCGCGGTTGGATGTCTGATCGCGCCCAATCCAGTCGCGCTTCACGCCAATTTCGGCAGCTCAACCGCATTGCTTGGCACCGGTTCCATGTCAATTGCTGGTGTGGGCGTGTTCGGCGCTGCGATGGTGGGTGCGCTGTTTTCAGCCGACGCATGGGCGAGCGTCACCTTCGCGGCGGCCGAGGTCCGCAATCCCAGGCGCGATCTTCCCCTGGCGCTTGCCTTTGGAACCGGGGTGGTGATTGCGCTCTATATCCTGACCAACGTTGCCTACCTCTGTCAGCTGCCCGCGTCGGGAAATGCGGCCGCAGCGAGTGTAGTGGGGCGCGGAATCGCGCATGCATCGGGTGATCGCGTGGCCGCCGCGGCGATGCAAGTCGTGTGGGGCGGCGCGGGCGCGAAGATCACCGCAATCCTGGTGATGATCTCCACCTTTGGATGCGCCAACGGACTGATCCTGACGGGTGCGCGCGTGATTTACGCGATGTCCCGGGACCGGGTTTTTTTCGCCGCAGCCGGTCGCCTCAATCGCGCCAGCGTACCCGCCGTCGCGCTGGTGATGCAGGGGATTTGGGCGGCGGTTCTAACCTTGTCGGGCACTTATTCCGAACTGCTGGATTACGTGATCTTCGCGCAGTTGATGTTTTACGTGCTGACAGTGTCGGCCGTGTTCGTGCTGCGCCGGCGGCTCCCGGGCGCCCTGCGTCCGTACCGCGCGTGGGGCTATCCTCTCGTGCCGGCGCTCTACGTGGTCGCGGCCTCGGCCTTGATGGTCGATTTGTTGATTCTGAAGCCCCGCTTCACCTGGCCGGGATTGCTGATCGCACTGAGCGGCGTGCCGATCTATTACTGGACGACCGCCCGCCCCCGGGCAATTCAATAA
- a CDS encoding BolA family protein — MDPKEIETMIAHGIPDAQVEVRDYTGGGDHFEALVVSPSFEGKGLIERHQLVYQALGDAMRARVHALTLKTLTPAQYQNRR; from the coding sequence ATGGACCCGAAGGAAATTGAGACGATGATTGCGCACGGGATTCCTGACGCGCAGGTCGAGGTGCGCGACTACACCGGCGGCGGAGACCATTTCGAGGCGCTTGTGGTGAGCCCGAGTTTCGAGGGCAAGGGTCTAATCGAGCGGCATCAACTGGTCTATCAGGCGCTGGGCGACGCGATGCGCGCGCGGGTGCATGCGCTCACGCTCAAGACGCTGACGCCGGCGCAGTATCAGAACCGGAGGTAG
- the grxD gene encoding Grx4 family monothiol glutaredoxin codes for MADIIEKIESAVKENKVMIFMKGDRSFPQCGFSAATVAIFEGLGVPFATADVLSDPELRDAIKRYSNWPTIPQVFINGKFVGGCDIIRELHETGELEPMVKAALGETARQ; via the coding sequence ATGGCGGACATAATCGAAAAAATCGAATCGGCGGTCAAAGAAAACAAGGTCATGATTTTCATGAAGGGCGACCGCAGCTTTCCGCAATGCGGTTTTTCGGCGGCGACGGTTGCTATTTTCGAGGGCTTGGGCGTGCCGTTCGCGACCGCCGACGTGCTCAGCGATCCCGAACTGCGCGACGCGATCAAGCGCTACAGCAACTGGCCGACGATTCCGCAGGTTTTTATCAACGGCAAGTTCGTCGGCGGCTGCGATATTATTCGCGAGCTGCACGAGACGGGCGAGCTCGAGCCGATGGTGAAGGCGGCGCTCGGGGAAACGGCGCGCCAGTAG
- a CDS encoding TlpA disulfide reductase family protein, translated as MSSRQQVLRALAAIIALALIVGAFYNFNFTLREEPAPLLRLDTPQANPSPADEGLDFSAPGLDGKEIDLSHYRGHPVIVDFWATWCGPCRKQIPELVSLYKKYNKSRGLVIIGVSCDLIQGDGVRAVAPFVEKFRINYPIALADQRLVDSMSVEAIPTTLFVGPDGKLVSRIVGAGRAGEISARAKQLLDGVKGYGSPAKPGENSGHVVNISVVN; from the coding sequence ATGAGCAGCAGGCAACAAGTATTGCGCGCGCTCGCCGCAATCATCGCGCTGGCGCTGATCGTGGGTGCATTCTACAACTTCAACTTCACGCTGCGCGAAGAGCCCGCGCCGCTGCTGCGGCTCGACACGCCGCAAGCGAACCCGTCGCCGGCGGATGAGGGCCTGGATTTCAGCGCGCCCGGGCTCGACGGCAAAGAAATCGACCTGAGCCATTACCGCGGCCATCCTGTGATCGTCGATTTCTGGGCGACCTGGTGCGGGCCGTGCCGCAAGCAGATTCCCGAACTGGTCTCACTCTACAAGAAATACAACAAGTCGCGCGGACTGGTGATAATCGGGGTCTCGTGCGACCTGATCCAGGGCGACGGGGTGCGGGCAGTCGCGCCGTTTGTCGAAAAGTTCCGGATCAATTATCCCATCGCGCTGGCCGACCAGCGGCTGGTCGATAGCATGAGCGTCGAGGCGATACCGACGACGCTGTTCGTCGGGCCTGACGGCAAGCTGGTTTCGCGAATAGTAGGCGCAGGCCGTGCGGGCGAGATCAGCGCAAGAGCAAAACAACTGCTCGACGGCGTCAAGGGTTACGGCTCGCCGGCCAAGCCCGGGGAGAACAGCGGCCACGTCGTGAACATTTCGGTCGTGAATTAA